A single Rubrivivax gelatinosus IL144 DNA region contains:
- the fusA gene encoding elongation factor G, which yields MARKTPIERYRNIGISAHIDAGKTTTTERILFYTGVNHKIGEVHDGAATMDWMEQEQERGITITSAATTCFWKGMDLSFPEHRFNIIDTPGHVDFTIEVERSMRVLDGACMVYCAVGGVQPQSETVWRQANKYKVPRLAFVNKMDRTGANFFKVYDQMKTRLKANPVPIVVPIGAEENFKGVVDLFKMKAIIWDEASQGMKFNYEEIPAELAAECQKWRDNMIEAAAEASEDLMNKYLEEGELSEEEIKHGLRLRTIATEIQPMLCGTAFKNKGVQRMLDAVIEFLPSPVDIPPVTGTDEDEQPASRKADDNEKFSALAFKLMTDPYVGQLTFVRVYSGILKSGDSVYNPIRGKKERIGRILQMHANQREEIKEILAGDIAACVGLKDVTTGETLCDPESVITLEKMIFPEPVISQAVEPKTKSDQEKMGIALGRLAAEDPSFRMRTDEESGQTIISGMGELHLEIIVDRMKREFGVEANVGKPQVAYRETIRKTATDVEGKFVRQSGGKGQYGHVVFTVEPNEPGKGFQFVDAIKGGVVPREYIPAVQKGVEDTLPNGVLAGYPVVDVKVTLTFGSYHEVDSSENAFKMAASIGFKEACRKASPVILEPMMAVEVETPEDYAGSVMGDLSSRRGMVQGMDDMPGGGKIIKAEVPLSEMFGYSTTLRSMSQGRATYTMEFKHYSEAPKNVADAIVTARGKN from the coding sequence ATGGCCCGCAAGACCCCCATCGAGCGCTACCGCAACATCGGTATTTCGGCGCACATCGATGCCGGCAAGACCACCACGACCGAACGCATCCTGTTCTACACGGGTGTGAACCACAAGATCGGCGAGGTGCACGACGGCGCCGCGACGATGGACTGGATGGAGCAGGAGCAGGAGCGCGGGATCACGATCACCTCCGCGGCCACGACCTGCTTCTGGAAGGGCATGGATCTGTCCTTCCCGGAGCACCGCTTCAACATCATCGACACCCCGGGGCACGTCGACTTCACGATCGAAGTCGAGCGCTCGATGCGCGTGCTCGACGGTGCGTGCATGGTGTACTGCGCGGTCGGCGGCGTGCAGCCGCAGTCCGAGACCGTCTGGCGCCAGGCCAACAAGTACAAGGTGCCGCGCCTCGCGTTCGTCAACAAGATGGACCGCACCGGTGCGAACTTCTTCAAGGTCTATGACCAGATGAAGACGCGCCTGAAGGCCAACCCGGTGCCCATCGTGGTGCCCATCGGCGCCGAAGAGAACTTCAAGGGCGTCGTGGACCTCTTCAAGATGAAGGCCATCATCTGGGACGAAGCGTCCCAGGGGATGAAGTTCAACTACGAAGAGATCCCGGCCGAGCTCGCCGCCGAGTGCCAGAAGTGGCGCGACAACATGATCGAGGCCGCTGCCGAAGCCTCCGAGGACTTGATGAACAAGTACCTCGAGGAAGGCGAGCTCTCGGAAGAGGAGATCAAGCACGGCCTGCGCCTGCGCACGATCGCCACCGAGATCCAGCCGATGCTCTGCGGCACCGCGTTCAAGAACAAGGGCGTGCAACGCATGCTCGACGCCGTCATCGAGTTCCTGCCCTCGCCGGTGGACATCCCGCCGGTCACCGGCACGGATGAAGACGAGCAGCCCGCTTCGCGCAAGGCCGACGACAACGAGAAGTTCTCGGCGCTGGCGTTCAAGCTGATGACCGACCCGTATGTCGGCCAGCTGACCTTCGTGCGCGTGTACTCGGGCATCCTGAAGAGCGGCGACTCGGTCTACAACCCGATCCGCGGCAAGAAGGAACGCATCGGCCGGATCCTGCAGATGCACGCCAACCAGCGTGAAGAAATCAAGGAAATCCTGGCCGGCGACATCGCCGCCTGCGTGGGCCTGAAGGACGTCACGACCGGCGAAACGCTGTGCGATCCGGAAAGCGTGATCACGCTCGAGAAGATGATTTTCCCCGAGCCCGTGATCTCGCAGGCCGTCGAGCCCAAGACCAAGAGCGACCAGGAAAAGATGGGCATCGCGCTGGGTCGCCTGGCGGCCGAGGATCCGTCCTTCCGCATGCGCACCGACGAAGAGTCCGGCCAGACCATCATTTCCGGCATGGGCGAGCTGCACCTGGAAATCATCGTCGACCGCATGAAGCGCGAGTTCGGCGTCGAGGCCAACGTCGGCAAGCCGCAGGTCGCGTATCGCGAAACGATCCGCAAGACCGCGACCGACGTCGAAGGCAAGTTCGTGCGTCAGTCGGGCGGCAAGGGCCAGTACGGCCACGTCGTCTTCACGGTCGAGCCGAACGAGCCGGGCAAGGGCTTCCAATTCGTCGACGCGATCAAGGGCGGCGTCGTGCCGCGCGAGTACATCCCGGCGGTGCAGAAGGGTGTCGAAGACACGCTGCCCAACGGCGTGCTGGCCGGCTACCCTGTGGTCGACGTCAAGGTCACGCTGACCTTCGGCTCGTACCACGAGGTGGACTCGTCGGAAAACGCGTTCAAGATGGCCGCGTCGATCGGCTTCAAGGAAGCCTGCCGCAAGGCCAGCCCGGTCATCCTCGAGCCGATGATGGCCGTGGAAGTCGAGACGCCGGAAGACTACGCCGGCTCGGTGATGGGCGACCTGTCGTCCCGCCGCGGCATGGTGCAGGGCATGGACGACATGCCTGGCGGCGGCAAGATCATCAAGGCCGAGGTGCCGCTGTCGGAGATGTTCGGCTACTCGACGACGCTGCGCTCGATGTCGCAGGGCCGTGCGACGTACACGATGGAGTTCAAGCACTACAGCGAAGCTCCGAAGAACGTCGCCGACGCGATCGTCACCGCTCGCGGCAAGAACTGA
- the tuf gene encoding elongation factor Tu yields the protein MAKGKFERTKPHVNVGTIGHVDHGKTTLTAAITTILAAKFGGEAKAYDQIDAAPEEKARGITINTAHVEYETASRHYAHVDCPGHADYVKNMITGAAQMDGAILVCSAADGPMPQTREHILLARQVGVPYIIVFLNKCDMVDDAELLELVEMEVRELLSKYDFPGDDTPIIKGSAKLAIEGDKGDLGEQAIFRLADALDSYIPTPERAVDGTFLMPVEDVFSISGRGTVVTGRVERGVIKVGEEIEIVGIRPTVKTTCTGVEMFRKLLDQGQAGDNVGILLRGTKREEVERGQVLCKPGSVKPHTHFTAEIYVLSKEEGGRHTPFFNNYRPQFYFRTTDVTGAVELPKDKEMVMPGDNVSITVKLIAPIAMEEGLRFAIREGGRTVGAGVVAKIIE from the coding sequence ATGGCAAAGGGTAAGTTCGAACGCACGAAGCCGCACGTGAACGTGGGCACGATCGGGCACGTCGACCACGGCAAGACGACGCTGACGGCGGCGATCACGACGATCCTGGCGGCGAAGTTCGGCGGTGAAGCGAAGGCGTACGACCAGATCGACGCGGCGCCGGAAGAGAAGGCGCGCGGCATCACGATCAACACGGCGCACGTCGAGTACGAGACGGCGAGCCGCCACTACGCGCACGTCGACTGCCCGGGGCACGCCGACTACGTGAAGAACATGATCACGGGCGCGGCGCAGATGGACGGCGCGATTCTGGTGTGCTCGGCCGCTGACGGCCCGATGCCGCAGACGCGCGAGCACATCCTGCTGGCCCGTCAGGTCGGTGTGCCGTACATCATCGTGTTCCTGAACAAGTGCGACATGGTCGACGACGCCGAGCTGCTCGAGCTCGTCGAGATGGAAGTTCGCGAACTGCTGAGCAAGTACGACTTCCCGGGCGACGACACCCCGATCATCAAGGGTTCGGCGAAGCTGGCGATCGAAGGCGACAAGGGTGACCTGGGCGAACAGGCCATCTTCCGTCTGGCCGACGCGCTGGACAGCTACATCCCGACGCCGGAACGCGCGGTGGACGGCACGTTCCTGATGCCGGTCGAAGACGTGTTCTCGATCTCGGGCCGCGGCACCGTGGTGACGGGCCGTGTCGAGCGTGGCGTGATCAAGGTCGGCGAAGAAATCGAAATCGTCGGCATCCGTCCGACGGTCAAGACGACCTGCACGGGCGTGGAAATGTTCCGCAAGCTGCTGGACCAAGGCCAGGCCGGTGACAACGTCGGCATCCTGCTGCGCGGCACGAAGCGCGAGGAAGTCGAACGTGGTCAGGTGCTGTGCAAGCCGGGTTCGGTCAAGCCGCACACGCACTTCACGGCCGAGATCTACGTCCTGAGCAAGGAAGAAGGCGGCCGTCACACGCCGTTCTTCAACAACTACCGCCCGCAGTTCTACTTCCGCACGACGGACGTGACGGGCGCGGTGGAGCTGCCGAAGGACAAGGAAATGGTGATGCCGGGGGACAACGTGTCGATCACGGTGAAGCTGATCGCCCCGATCGCGATGGAAGAAGGCCTGCGCTTCGCCATCCGTGAAGGTGGTCGCACCGTCGGCGCCGGCGTCGTCGCCAAGATCATCGAATAA
- the rpsJ gene encoding 30S ribosomal protein S10 has protein sequence MSTKQKIRIRLKAFDYKLIDQSALEIVDTAKRTGAIVKGPVPLPTRLQRFDILRSPHVNKTSRDQFEIRTHQRLMDIVDPTDKTVDALMKLDLPAGVDVEIKLQ, from the coding sequence ATGTCCACGAAGCAAAAGATCCGCATCCGCCTGAAGGCCTTCGATTACAAGCTGATCGACCAGTCGGCCCTCGAGATCGTCGACACCGCCAAGCGCACCGGCGCCATCGTCAAGGGCCCGGTGCCCCTGCCGACGCGTCTGCAGCGCTTCGACATCCTGCGTTCGCCGCACGTCAACAAGACCAGCCGCGACCAGTTCGAGATCCGCACCCATCAGCGCCTGATGGACATCGTCGACCCGACCGACAAGACGGTCGACGCGCTGATGAAGCTCGACCTGCCCGCCGGCGTCGACGTCGAAATCAAGCTGCAGTAA
- the rplC gene encoding 50S ribosomal protein L3 codes for MSMSEQLGLLGRKVGMMRIFTDDGDAIPVTVLDVSNNRVTQVKTVATDGYSALQVAFGARKASRVNKPEAGHLAKAGVEAGEVLKEFRVTAEIAGQYQPGTVVPVSLFAAGQRVDVQGTSIGKGYAGTIKRHNFGSQRASHGNSRSHNVPGSISMAQDPGRVFPGKKMTGHMGDETVTTQNLDIVRVDEARSLLLVRGAVPGAKNGHVVVRPAVKVKLKKGAQ; via the coding sequence ATGAGCATGAGCGAACAGCTCGGCTTGCTGGGCCGCAAGGTGGGCATGATGCGCATCTTCACGGACGATGGCGATGCCATCCCCGTGACGGTGCTCGACGTGTCCAACAACCGCGTCACGCAAGTCAAGACGGTGGCCACCGATGGCTACAGCGCGCTGCAAGTCGCGTTCGGCGCCCGCAAGGCCAGCCGCGTCAACAAGCCCGAAGCGGGTCACCTGGCCAAGGCCGGTGTCGAAGCGGGCGAAGTCCTGAAGGAATTCCGCGTCACCGCCGAGATCGCCGGGCAGTACCAGCCGGGCACCGTCGTGCCGGTGAGCCTGTTTGCCGCGGGCCAGCGGGTCGACGTGCAAGGCACCTCGATCGGCAAGGGCTACGCCGGCACCATCAAGCGCCACAACTTCGGCTCGCAGCGCGCGTCGCACGGCAACAGCCGTTCGCACAACGTGCCGGGCTCGATCTCGATGGCGCAGGACCCGGGTCGCGTGTTCCCGGGCAAGAAGATGACCGGCCACATGGGCGACGAGACCGTCACCACCCAGAACCTGGACATCGTCCGCGTGGACGAAGCGCGTTCGCTGCTGCTCGTGCGCGGCGCCGTGCCGGGTGCCAAGAACGGCCACGTCGTCGTGCGTCCCGCCGTCAAGGTCAAGCTGAAGAAGGGGGCCCAGTGA
- the rplD gene encoding 50S ribosomal protein L4 translates to MQLELLNEQGQATAKVDAPDTVFARDYNEALVHQVVVAYQANARQGTRAQLDRGEVKHSTKKPFRQKGTGRARAGMTSSPLWRGGGRIFPNRPDENFSHKVNKKMYRAGMASILSQLARDGRLAVVDSLTVDAPKTKLLAQKLKAMGLESVMVIADQIDDNLALASRNLANVLVVEPRYADPLSLVFYKKVLVTKGAIEQLKEMFA, encoded by the coding sequence ATGCAACTCGAGCTCCTGAACGAACAGGGCCAGGCCACGGCCAAGGTCGACGCGCCGGACACCGTCTTCGCGCGTGACTACAACGAAGCGCTCGTGCACCAGGTCGTCGTTGCCTACCAGGCCAACGCCCGCCAAGGCACCCGCGCCCAGCTCGACCGCGGCGAGGTCAAGCACTCGACGAAGAAGCCGTTCCGCCAGAAGGGCACCGGTCGCGCTCGCGCCGGCATGACCTCCTCGCCGCTGTGGCGTGGGGGTGGTCGCATCTTCCCGAACCGCCCGGACGAGAACTTCTCGCACAAGGTCAACAAGAAGATGTACCGCGCCGGCATGGCGTCCATCCTCTCGCAGCTGGCCCGTGATGGCCGTCTGGCAGTGGTGGATTCGCTGACCGTCGACGCGCCCAAGACCAAGCTGCTGGCCCAGAAGCTCAAGGCCATGGGCCTGGAGTCGGTGATGGTGATCGCCGACCAGATCGACGACAACCTGGCGCTGGCCTCGCGCAACCTGGCCAACGTGCTGGTCGTCGAGCCGCGCTACGCCGATCCGCTGTCGCTGGTCTTCTACAAGAAGGTCCTGGTGACCAAGGGCGCGATCGAGCAGCTCAAGGAGATGTTCGCATGA
- the rplW gene encoding 50S ribosomal protein L23: MSAPQKFDEGRLAKVLVAPIISEKATSVAEKHNQVLFKVLRDATKPEIKAAVELMFKVEVASVTTTVQKGKVKRFGRTIGRRDHVKKAYVALKPGQELNFSGEAA, from the coding sequence ATGAGCGCCCCGCAAAAGTTCGACGAAGGCCGCCTGGCCAAGGTCCTGGTCGCGCCGATCATTTCCGAGAAGGCCACCAGCGTCGCCGAGAAGCACAACCAGGTCCTGTTCAAGGTCCTGCGTGATGCCACCAAGCCCGAGATCAAGGCTGCGGTGGAGCTGATGTTCAAGGTCGAGGTGGCTTCGGTCACGACGACCGTGCAGAAGGGCAAGGTCAAGCGCTTCGGCCGCACGATCGGCCGTCGCGACCACGTCAAGAAGGCGTACGTCGCGCTGAAGCCGGGCCAGGAGCTCAACTTCTCCGGGGAGGCCGCGTAA
- the rplB gene encoding 50S ribosomal protein L2 codes for MAVIKVKPTSPGRRGVTKVVHKHLHKGAPEASLLEPQKQNAGRNNNGHITMRHKGGGHKHHYRVVDFVRNKDGIPAKVERIEYDPNRTAHIALLCYADGERRYIIAPRGVEAGATLLSGAEAPIKAGNTLPIRNIPVGSTIHCVEMLPGKGAQIARSAGASVTLMAREGIYAQVRLRSGEVRKIHIDCRATIGEVSNEEHNLRQYGKAGAIRWKGIRPTVRGVAMNPVDHPHGGGEGRTGEGQPQVSPWNTLTKGYRTRSNKRTQTMIVSRRKK; via the coding sequence ATGGCTGTCATCAAGGTCAAGCCGACGTCGCCCGGCCGCCGTGGCGTGACGAAGGTGGTGCACAAGCACCTGCACAAGGGTGCGCCGGAAGCTTCGCTGCTCGAGCCGCAGAAGCAGAACGCGGGCCGCAACAACAACGGCCACATCACGATGCGGCACAAGGGTGGTGGCCACAAGCACCACTACCGCGTCGTTGACTTCGTGCGCAACAAGGACGGCATCCCGGCGAAGGTCGAACGCATCGAGTACGACCCGAACCGCACCGCCCACATCGCGCTGCTGTGCTACGCCGACGGCGAGCGCCGCTACATCATCGCCCCGCGCGGTGTTGAAGCCGGTGCCACGCTGCTGTCGGGCGCGGAAGCCCCGATCAAGGCCGGCAACACGCTGCCGATCCGCAACATCCCCGTGGGTTCGACGATCCACTGCGTGGAGATGCTGCCGGGCAAGGGCGCGCAGATCGCGCGTTCGGCCGGCGCCAGCGTCACGCTGATGGCTCGCGAAGGCATCTACGCTCAGGTCCGCCTGCGCTCGGGTGAAGTCCGCAAGATCCACATCGACTGCCGCGCCACGATCGGCGAGGTCAGCAACGAAGAGCACAACCTTCGCCAGTACGGCAAGGCCGGTGCGATCCGCTGGAAGGGCATCCGCCCGACCGTTCGCGGCGTTGCCATGAACCCGGTCGACCACCCGCACGGCGGCGGCGAAGGCCGCACCGGCGAAGGCCAGCCTCAGGTGTCCCCGTGGAACACGCTGACCAAGGGCTACCGCACGCGCAGCAACAAGCGCACGCAGACGATGATCGTCTCGCGCCGCAAGAAGTGA
- the rpsS gene encoding 30S ribosomal protein S19, with translation MARSLKKGPFVDHHLMAKVEKASANKDKKPIKTWSRRSTILPEFIGLTVAVHNGKQHVPVYVTDQMVGHKLGEFALTRLFKGHPADKKAKR, from the coding sequence ATGGCACGTTCACTCAAGAAGGGTCCCTTCGTGGACCACCACCTGATGGCCAAGGTCGAGAAGGCCTCCGCCAACAAGGACAAGAAGCCGATCAAGACCTGGTCGCGCCGCTCGACGATCCTGCCCGAGTTCATCGGCCTGACCGTCGCCGTGCACAACGGCAAGCAGCACGTTCCCGTGTACGTGACCGACCAGATGGTCGGCCACAAGCTCGGCGAATTCGCGCTGACCCGTCTGTTCAAGGGTCACCCGGCCGACAAGAAGGCCAAGCGCTAA
- the rplV gene encoding 50S ribosomal protein L22, which translates to METKAIVRGVRLSADKGRLVADMIRGKKVDQAINILTFTPKKAAVIIKKAVESAVANAEHNDGADIDELKIKSIYVEQGATLKRFSARAKGRGNRISKPTCHIFVTVGN; encoded by the coding sequence ATGGAAACCAAGGCAATCGTCCGCGGTGTGCGCCTCTCGGCCGACAAGGGTCGGCTGGTGGCGGACATGATCCGCGGCAAGAAGGTCGACCAGGCGATCAACATCCTCACGTTCACGCCGAAGAAGGCCGCCGTCATCATCAAGAAGGCGGTCGAGTCGGCGGTGGCCAACGCCGAGCACAACGACGGTGCCGACATCGACGAACTGAAGATCAAGTCGATCTACGTCGAGCAAGGCGCCACGCTGAAGCGTTTCTCGGCCCGTGCGAAGGGTCGCGGCAACCGCATCAGCAAGCCGACCTGCCACATCTTCGTGACCGTCGGCAACTGA
- the rpsC gene encoding 30S ribosomal protein S3, with protein sequence MGQKIHPTGFRLSVTRAWGSRWFATNRNFAGMLAEDLQVRDYLKTKLKNAAVSRILIERPAKNARITIFSARPGVVIGKKGEDIENLKAELTKRLGVPVAVNIEEVRKPEVDAQLIADSITQQLEKRIMFRRAMKRAMQNAMRLGAQGIKIMSAGRLNGIEIARTEWYREGRVPLHTLKADIDYGFSEAKTTYGVIGVKVWVYRGDRLANGEAPQLAKTEGDDERRPRRGPRPGGDRPGAGRGRPGGDRGPRADGAPSAAPAGDGKGGPAVKRVRRAGAPAAGGETKGE encoded by the coding sequence ATGGGACAAAAAATCCATCCGACCGGCTTCCGGCTGAGCGTCACGCGGGCCTGGGGCTCGCGCTGGTTCGCCACGAACCGCAACTTCGCCGGCATGCTGGCCGAAGACCTGCAGGTTCGTGACTACCTGAAGACCAAGCTGAAGAACGCGGCGGTCTCGCGCATCCTGATCGAGCGTCCGGCCAAGAACGCCCGCATCACGATCTTCTCGGCTCGTCCGGGCGTCGTGATCGGCAAGAAGGGCGAGGACATCGAGAACCTGAAGGCCGAGCTGACCAAGCGTCTGGGCGTGCCGGTCGCGGTCAACATCGAGGAAGTGCGCAAGCCCGAAGTCGATGCTCAGCTGATCGCCGACTCGATCACCCAGCAGCTCGAGAAGCGCATCATGTTCCGCCGCGCGATGAAGCGCGCGATGCAGAACGCGATGCGCCTGGGCGCGCAGGGCATCAAGATCATGTCCGCGGGTCGTCTGAACGGCATCGAAATCGCGCGTACCGAGTGGTACCGCGAAGGTCGCGTGCCGCTTCACACCCTGAAGGCCGACATCGACTACGGCTTCTCCGAAGCCAAGACCACCTACGGCGTCATCGGCGTCAAGGTGTGGGTCTACCGCGGCGACCGCCTGGCCAACGGCGAAGCGCCGCAGCTGGCGAAGACCGAAGGTGACGACGAGCGCCGTCCGCGCCGTGGTCCGCGTCCGGGCGGTGATCGTCCGGGTGCCGGCCGTGGCCGTCCGGGTGGCGATCGTGGCCCGCGTGCCGACGGTGCTCCGTCGGCGGCCCCTGCCGGTGACGGCAAGGGTGGTCCGGCCGTCAAGCGCGTGCGTCGCGCCGGCGCTCCGGCTGCCGGCGGCGAGACCAAAGGAGAATAA
- the rplP gene encoding 50S ribosomal protein L16, whose amino-acid sequence MLQPARRKFRKEHKGRNTGIATRGNNVSFGEFGLKATERGRITARQIEAARRAISRHIKRGGRIFIRIFPDKPISQKPAEVRMGNGKGNPEFYVAEIQPGKVLYEINGVPEQLAREAFTLAAAKLPLRCTFVARQVGL is encoded by the coding sequence ATGCTGCAACCTGCACGTCGCAAGTTCCGTAAGGAACACAAGGGCCGCAACACCGGCATCGCCACGCGGGGCAACAACGTCTCGTTCGGCGAATTCGGTCTGAAGGCCACCGAGCGCGGCCGCATCACCGCGCGCCAGATCGAAGCGGCTCGCCGTGCGATCTCGCGCCACATCAAGCGGGGTGGTCGCATCTTCATCCGCATCTTCCCGGACAAGCCGATTTCGCAGAAGCCGGCGGAAGTCCGGATGGGTAACGGCAAGGGCAACCCCGAGTTCTACGTCGCCGAGATCCAGCCGGGCAAGGTGCTGTACGAGATCAACGGCGTTCCCGAACAGCTCGCTCGCGAGGCGTTCACGCTGGCGGCGGCCAAGCTGCCGCTGCGCTGCACGTTCGTCGCCCGCCAGGTCGGCCTGTAA
- the rpmC gene encoding 50S ribosomal protein L29 — protein MKASELRSKDVAALEKEVSDLLKAHFGLRMQKATQQLTNNSQLGKTRRDIARAKTVLAEKKRAAK, from the coding sequence ATGAAGGCATCCGAACTGCGTTCCAAGGACGTCGCGGCGCTGGAGAAGGAAGTCTCCGATCTGCTGAAGGCCCATTTCGGCCTGCGCATGCAGAAGGCGACCCAGCAGCTGACCAACAACTCGCAGCTGGGCAAGACCCGCCGCGACATCGCCCGCGCCAAGACCGTTTTGGCCGAGAAGAAGAGGGCCGCGAAATGA
- the rpsQ gene encoding 30S ribosomal protein S17: MSETQTTAPEKNTRTLIGRVVSDKRAKTVTVLVERRAAHELYGKIVARSRKYHAHDEKGEYKMGDLVEIAEGRPISKTKSWVVTRLIEKAKLV, translated from the coding sequence ATGAGCGAAACCCAGACCACCGCTCCGGAGAAGAACACCCGGACGCTGATCGGCCGTGTCGTCAGCGACAAGCGCGCCAAGACCGTCACGGTCCTGGTCGAGCGTCGCGCGGCGCACGAGCTCTACGGCAAGATCGTGGCGCGCTCGCGCAAGTACCACGCCCATGACGAAAAGGGCGAGTACAAGATGGGCGACCTGGTCGAGATCGCCGAAGGGCGTCCTATCAGCAAGACCAAGAGCTGGGTCGTGACCCGCCTGATCGAGAAGGCGAAGCTGGTCTAA
- a CDS encoding peroxiredoxin gives MLKIGDRLPAGQLHEYVDVATEGCALGPNAVDIGSATAGKTIVVFGLPGAFTPTCSERHVPGYVAKAAELRAAGVDEVWCVSVNDAFVMGAWGRQLGVQGSVRMMGDGNADFARATGLTLDLTSRGMGLRSARYAMIVVDGVVHTLAVEAAGKFEVSDAETVLQQLRSGVLQ, from the coding sequence ATGCTGAAGATCGGTGACCGGCTGCCCGCCGGCCAGCTCCACGAATACGTCGATGTCGCCACAGAAGGCTGTGCGCTCGGCCCGAACGCGGTCGACATCGGCTCGGCCACGGCCGGCAAGACGATCGTCGTCTTCGGGCTCCCCGGCGCGTTCACGCCGACCTGCTCCGAGCGCCACGTGCCCGGCTACGTCGCCAAGGCGGCAGAGCTGCGCGCCGCCGGCGTCGACGAGGTCTGGTGCGTGTCGGTCAACGACGCCTTCGTGATGGGCGCCTGGGGCCGTCAGCTCGGTGTGCAGGGCAGTGTGCGCATGATGGGTGACGGCAATGCGGACTTCGCGCGGGCAACCGGCCTGACGCTGGACCTCACGTCGCGCGGCATGGGCCTGCGGTCGGCGCGCTACGCGATGATCGTCGTCGACGGCGTCGTGCACACGCTTGCCGTCGAGGCGGCGGGCAAGTTCGAGGTCAGCGATGCCGAGACGGTGCTGCAGCAGCTCCGCTCCGGCGTCCTTCAATGA
- the rplN gene encoding 50S ribosomal protein L14, with protein MIQMQSRLDVADNTGAKSVMCIKVLGGSKRRYAGIGDVIKVSIKEAAPRGRVKKGEVYSAVVVRAAKGVRRQDGSLIKFDGNAAVLLNAKLEPIGTRIFGPVTRELRSERFMKIVSLAPEVL; from the coding sequence ATGATCCAAATGCAATCGCGGCTCGACGTGGCCGACAACACGGGTGCCAAGTCCGTCATGTGCATCAAGGTGCTCGGCGGCTCCAAGCGGCGCTATGCCGGCATCGGCGACGTCATCAAGGTCAGCATCAAGGAAGCCGCGCCGCGTGGTCGTGTGAAGAAGGGCGAGGTCTATTCGGCCGTCGTCGTTCGCGCCGCCAAGGGCGTGCGCCGCCAAGACGGCTCGCTGATCAAGTTTGACGGCAACGCCGCGGTGCTGCTGAACGCCAAGCTCGAGCCGATCGGTACCCGCATCTTCGGGCCGGTCACGCGCGAACTGCGCAGCGAGCGCTTCATGAAGATCGTGTCGCTGGCGCCGGAAGTTCTCTGA
- the rplX gene encoding 50S ribosomal protein L24, translating into MNKIRKGDQVIVLTGRDKGKRGTVTQRVDDDHVIVDGVNMVKKHVKPNPMKGTTGGVIDKAMPIHQSNIAIYNAATGKADRVGIKIDGDKKTRVFKSSGEEIKA; encoded by the coding sequence ATGAACAAGATTCGTAAAGGCGACCAGGTCATCGTGCTGACCGGCCGTGACAAGGGCAAGCGCGGCACCGTGACGCAGCGCGTCGACGACGACCACGTGATCGTCGACGGCGTGAACATGGTCAAGAAGCATGTGAAGCCGAACCCGATGAAGGGCACGACCGGCGGCGTCATCGACAAGGCGATGCCGATCCACCAGTCCAACATCGCCATCTACAACGCTGCTACCGGCAAGGCCGATCGCGTCGGCATCAAGATCGACGGCGACAAGAAGACCCGCGTCTTCAAGTCCAGCGGCGAAGAGATCAAGGCGTAA
- the rplE gene encoding 50S ribosomal protein L5 yields the protein MAKTQASATSRLQALYREQIVPELMTKFGYTSVMQVPRLEKITLNMGVSEAVADKKVMDHAVGDLTKISGQKPVVTKSRKAIAGFKIRENVPIGCMVTLRGVRMYEFLDRFVTVALPRVRDFRGISGRAFDGRGNYNIGVKEQIIFPEIEYDKIDAIRGLNISITTSAKSDDECKALLAAFKFPFKN from the coding sequence ATGGCAAAGACTCAAGCTTCCGCGACGTCGCGTCTGCAGGCTCTGTACCGCGAGCAGATCGTCCCCGAGCTGATGACCAAGTTCGGCTACACCTCGGTGATGCAGGTTCCGCGCCTCGAGAAGATCACGCTGAACATGGGCGTGAGCGAGGCCGTCGCCGACAAGAAGGTGATGGACCACGCCGTCGGCGACCTCACCAAGATCTCCGGCCAGAAGCCGGTCGTCACCAAGAGCCGCAAGGCCATCGCGGGCTTCAAGATCCGCGAAAACGTGCCCATCGGCTGCATGGTGACGCTGCGTGGCGTGCGCATGTATGAATTCCTGGACCGTTTCGTGACGGTGGCGCTGCCGCGCGTGCGCGACTTCCGCGGCATCTCCGGCCGTGCGTTCGACGGCCGTGGCAACTACAACATCGGCGTCAAGGAACAGATCATCTTCCCCGAGATCGAGTACGACAAGATCGACGCGATCCGCGGGCTGAACATCAGCATCACGACCAGCGCGAAGAGCGACGACGAGTGCAAGGCTCTGCTCGCCGCGTTCAAGTTCCCGTTCAAGAACTGA